Within the Rosa rugosa chromosome 2, drRosRugo1.1, whole genome shotgun sequence genome, the region TTTGTAATACCTAATGCTGTTGACACAGCTATGTTCAAGCCTGCACCAACGCGACTGAGTCGTCATGAAATTGTTATTGTTGTTATAAGTAGGTTGGTTTACCGGAAAGGTGCAGATCTGCTTGTTGAAGTTATTCCAGAAGTTTGCCGTTTATATCCCAATGTGAGTTATGTTAAGATTATAACTAATGAAAATATTACATTTCTCATATATTTATTCTATGAAATGAAGTTTGATATCAACAAGGACATTCAATGCGTATACTCAATATTTCTCTGATGGTTTGAGACAATCATATATTAATTACTTATCAGCATTACATGTAAAATCTTTTTTGCGATTCAAGGCCTTACTATAGCCTAAGGGGGATAtaattatctctctctctcaattttttttttccaatcaagAAAATTTGAGGGTGGATGAAGCATGACATAATTGGGATGTAATTATAGGCATAGTTAATTAGCACTCAATCATCTCATTCAGAAATATGTGGTAAGGTTCGTTTCATTGTTGGAGGAGATGGACCTAAACGTGTGCGGTTGGAAGAGATGAGGGAAAAACATTCCCTACAAGATCGAGTCGAAATGTTAGGTGCTGTTCAACACTCTCAAGTACGATCTGTTCTTATTACTGGCCATATATTCTTAAACAGGTATCTATTAATTTCTTCTTTCATTGTAACTGTTAATTATTTGGAGAATTGGTTCTGTAAGTAATTCAGTAGCGACACCGGTATAAGTGAAAACTTGCATTTTTGGAATCTGGTAGTTTAGTTTAGCCAGAGGTCAGTTTGGCTTTATCTACCATTTATAGAGATATTGCAATAGTTAGAAATAGAGTGCCAGTTTTCTCTTAGTTGAACTGAACAGCAACACTACTAAGAGAGTAACTACTGTTAATTGAATTTTGTATTAGCATTGTTTATATATTAGGCCACTCAAGATTATTGTTTCAGTTGGCTCTACATGATTATCAGACTCTATGGAAACTTTATCTATTCCCTTGTTGGTATCAATTACATTTTTGCCTTGTGAGCCAATCGTGTAGAAGCATAAACCTACAAGCATCATGCCTTCAGTTTTATATAGATGTGAATGAACTTGTATCAACATAAACTTGTACTATGACGTTCAAACATATTTGCCTTTTAAGTCCCTTTTTTCCCTCTCCCTAATGCAATTTTCTACCCTTCTGGCAGTTCATTAACAGAAGCTTTTTGCATAGCCATCTTAGAGGCTGCTAGTTGCGGGTTATTAACAGTCAGTACACGAGTAGGAGGTGTCCCAGAGGTATGAACTTTGAAATCTTTGACTGTATGTTTTCATCTCGTATAAGTTTTTTCTCTTAGAGTAGAATTTATGGAATCATTGCATCTAATTTGGCTTAGCTAACAGCCTAACACCAATTCTTTATATAGGTTCTACCAGATGACATGGTTGTACTTGCAAAACCAGATCCTAGTGACATGGTTCAAGCAATAGAGAAGGCAATATCAATACTTCCCAACATTGACCCAGAACAAATGCACAATCGTGTGAGTGTACTCTTCTAAATACGGTGGTCAATTACTGTTTGTACAGTGATTAAATgtgcttgtttttctttttatctctttctagATGAAGGAACTTTACAATTGGCATGATGTTGCAAAACGAACAGAGATTGTTTATGACCGTGCCTTGAAATGCTCAAAGCAAAATCTCTTAAAACGACTCTCACGGTGTGCTTTCATCCTAATGTTTTGAGATTGCAGAAACATGTTAGGGAATATTCAAGATTTCTAATCACTTGATTTTtggttcatttttcttttcttaattttatCATAGATACCTCTCATGTGGAGCTTGGGCAGGAAAGCTTTTTTGCTTGGTTATGATCATTGATTTTATATTTTGGCATCTGTTGCAACGATGGCAGGTTTGTAAAGCTTTTCCACTTGTTCTTAAGAGTTCCATATTCATTTGTTTTCCATTTAGTAATTCTCTTCCTTTCATTGTACATCAGCCTGCAGAGGATATTGAAGAGGTGCCTGATTTTGTTTTATCCCATGATCAAGATGATGGCATACCACGGGACAATAAGAACCAATGCTTTGGATGACTGCTGTTAAAGTTCAAAGTGCCCTCATGATATGGATTGACATTTCTATTTTATAGGAATGGAATGAACAGACCTAACTACAGATGGTGTTCTTTTCTCTTTTACACCGATGCTAGTACCTAGGACCTAAACCCTCAATGCCACATTGCCACTTGAGCTAAAGATCTTAGGCCACTATATTCAATTTAGTATCAGTTGGAAATTGGAATACACTTCCTCCCATTTGTATTCCTTCTAGTGTGAGTTCTCTTCAAGCAACATACTGTATTGCCAATTTTGAACAAATTTTGGCCTGAGCTCGACTTTCTGTCAAGTTTTAGGattaacaaaatattaacgaaATGTGACTCATCTCTTCGGTACTGGTTGTATTTTGTAATATGTTTATTCTCGGAATATATTGATCCTTCCCTGTTACTTCAGCACCCGAAGTATTGCATCCAATTTCGTGTATTTGGTTATGACTTATTTGCCTGATTGTAGTTCAAGTACTTTTTTTTCGTTGCCTGATTGTCAAGTTCAAGTACATGCTGTCCCACTAAAGCTGCAGTGATTTTCTGTGGTGCATTGTTTATATCCAGAAGGTCAGAATGACGTCGTTTAGCTCTTTAACCAGAGGATGGGCCAATTGGCAAGTTGTGTACGTGGAGCTAGCCTAAACATGAAACAAAGCACACACCTTTAACGCTTGGTTGAACTGAACCTCTTCACAACTAAACACAAACCACTTAGAGTTCATCATCCATGGCCGTATTGTGAGCATTCTATATCACACTCCATTAGCCTCTCTGATTGTATCAGAGCCATGGCAAGTACTAGTGCTCCTGCTCTGTCTTTGTCAAAACTGGATTTTCCATTTGTGTCCTCTCAAAGAAGCATGAGGATAGCTCCACTTTCACTCACTTTCAGCAAAGGAAACCTCCATCAATTTCAGATGCCTGGTCGCATTTCTAAGTTTAATGGGTCGAAATCAAGTGGGTTTGTCTTATTTTCTTCCTTAAATGGTCAAATTGAAGCTAACAATGCTCCTGAGGTCCAAGTTCAAAGCAGGTACCTTTCTTTCGGTTTATCTTATTGTATAATCTTCTGAATTGGTTTAGAGTTGGCATTTGGATTTAGGGTCTATTTGGTTGTAGTGAATTGGAATAATAGAAGAAACTGTGAATAACAACTGAACCAAAATTAAAGACTAAGAGGAGTGAGGAATAAAACTAAGAGGAACTTAGTTGCAAGTCGGAAGTCTCACAAAATTAAAGACTACATCTTTCTGTCTTTCTGCAATACTCTGAAATCTCCTCTTTAATTGCTCATGTGGTTTTATAGAGGTTTTAGGCTTTTGATATACTGATCAGCTTTGAAGAAATTGAATACACATGCTGGTTTTTAGCTTAAAGAgttttttagttttggtttCTATTGTTTATTACTTTGCATTTGtccattgttttctttttaattgtAATTGATGAGAATTTACATTTTCCTTTTCTGATGGTGGAGTTTAATGATTCTCTTGCCTAATTCGTAATGTcatttttactttgttttgttgTAGTTTTTGGAACTGGAAGGGTTATTCTATCCGCTATCAACATGCTGGCAACAGTGGCCCGGCTTTAGTATTAGTTCATGGGTTTGGAGCAAACAGGTCTACACATTACTTCTCATTAGCAGACAACTAATTGATATAGGTATTTCATGCACAAATTGCTAAATACATCCATGACTTCGCACACACACATCcatttttaatttgtttccCCAACAATTTGGTAATCATCTATTTTTAGGAGTTTCTTGCTTCAAGTACTTGCAATCCCGAGTTATTGCTGAGTCTCAGTGTATGCTATATGTTTAAGAGTTTTATTTTATGATCTCTCTTTCATTTCCTGATTAATTTATCAGGGTCATTACTTGTTATTCTTTGCAGTGACCACTGGAGAAAAAATATTCCAGTTCTAGCAAGAGCACATAGGGTGTACTCTATTGATCTCATTGGTTATGGGTACTCTGACAAACCAAATCCTCGTCAATTTGGTGAAAGTCCCTTTTACACATTTGATACATGGGCCACTCAGATAAATGAATTTTGTGTTGATGTTATCAAGGATGAAGCATTCTTCATATGCAACTCTATTGGAGGTATCAATGTTTCTCATGCTTTATGAGTCCTTATGCATATCTATTCTCTTTAATATTTACTGGATCCTGTGATctttaataatatatatatatatatatatatatatatatatattttgtattaTTAATAACAAAGATTAACCTATCTAGCCTTATAAGTTTTTGTGGCCTTCACATAGGTCTTGTTGGTCTTCAGGCAGCATTTATGGAGCCACAGATATGCAAGGGTCTAATGCTTATAAATATTTCTCTTCGTATGCTTCATATTAAAAAGCAGCCTTGGTATGGGAAACCATTGATAAAATCATTTCAGAACTTACTGAGGTAAAGCTAGATTATATAGCTGTTGTTTCTTATGTTAAGTTCCTTTGTTCAAACTTAAAGTTCATGATAGTTATGCTGTTGTGGCAGAAATACTGATGTTGGCAAATACTTTTTCAAAACTGTTGCGACACCAGAGTCTGTGAGGAATATCCTTCGCCAGGTAATTTCTGATATCCTTTGCCATGTATTCTGATATGTACCTATATTATTTTTTGATAAGCTGCTAGTACATAAACCAAGGTGATCGGATTGGCCAACAAAGTTTCTTTACAATTTAATGACTTATTTATCTTCACAGTTGTTGAGAAGTGCTTAGCCCTGATGATGAAGAAGTCATTAAgttgtgatgatgatgagtgcTCCAACAAAATTAATGCATACAGAAGCAACAGCTCATTATTAGGTCACAGAATTGTAATGCATATAACTCTTTTGCGTCTTTACTGCAACAACAGAGTTTTTAGCTATGATAAGCTCTATTTAGTTTGGTATGAGTCAATGGCCTTGATGTGCTGATAAGGCCTggcaacctcattgcaaactgTAAACACGTAGCTAAATATAGCTTCTTCACTCTGAGGCAACACGTAGCTAAGCAGATATGTCTCAACATGAAACAAGCCTTAATCTACTTCATTCTTGCCACAACAAgcattttttgtttcttccatCAACACACTTTCTGCTACATTAATTTTTGAGTTGTGCAGTGAATTCCTTCCATCATCTGTGCTATTAGCAACTAAAGAATCACGAAAACTTGCAGCCTTacttttttgtgttttggttcATGTTTACTGATACCAATAATTGCATTTCAGTGCTACCATGATACCTCCCAAGTGACAGATGAACTAGTTGAAAAAATCCTTCTTCCAGGACTTGAGCCTGGTGCCGTAGACGTgtttttggagttcatttgTTATTCAGATGGCCCTCTACCTGAGGAACTATTACCTAAAGTGAAGGTTAGTGTCCTAAACTGATTATGGTATGATGACTAATTCCCAGCAGTCAAAGGTTACTAATACTAATATTTAAAAATGCTGCTTGTTGTTTTGCTCTTCTTCTCTTTACAGTGTCCTGTTTTGATAGCATGGGGTGACAAGGATCCATGGGAACCTATTGAACTTGGACGTGCCTATGGGAATTTTGAATCTGTAGAAGACTTTGTTGTTCTTCCTAATGTTGGCCACTGCCctcaggtctctctctctctctctctctccccagtgCACGCACATGCAGGGGTTATAATTTGTTTCTATAAACGATATATGTTGAACTAGTGTAGGTTCTTATAAGCTTCTTTTGAGTGGACTCTTCATAATATAGCTTAGTAGATTAGACTAAATTGTTGAGGAAAGGCATGACTATATATTAAATGTACGTAGATTATGGTTTAGTATTAGAGTGTTATGAGAAACTGGTGCCTAGCTCCAAACCATAAGTAGATTTATTTAGTCACTGATAGCTGAGTTTAATTTGTACAAATGCTCATCATATTCTTGATGGCAACAAATATCGATTCTTACTTTGTTATAATGTACCTGAAGGATGAAGCACCTGATCTTGTAAATCCACTGGTCGAGTCATTTGTGGCACGCCATGCTGCACTCTCATCCAGTATTTCATAAACTACCTGATCCAGATTgcagtttctttgttttgtgctgCAAAGTAAAGATGCTGATTTCTTGGGAGGCCATTACTAGTAGTCAAGGCTCAATCCTCTCACACCAGAATGGGTATTGCAGATACATATTGCGCCCTTGTTTACACTCTCAAATATTATACAAACTCCTTTTGTTTTGTCCATACCAAGTTGTAGGTTCTCTTCTTCCTACTGTCTTTAATTACACATTTACAATTTGTTTAGTGATATATATGTCAGCTTCACACTGAGCAACGTTATATGCATACAATCACATGAGCAGACCTTAGTTTTTCAGCAGAATGGGCTTCATGCTCTTCTGCAGGAATACCATTGTATGATTTTCTATAGCATGATTCAACATATGCATCATTTGAGAATCTAAGATTGTGCATCATCAAATAATTGATGGACTAGTATCACTTAATATTCCAATTAATGAGAAAAACAACAAACAGAAAAGAGATTAGGAAAGAGGAGCAATGTAATTATAATTTCAATTTTCCTTTACTTGCCCAGAAAGAAAGCAGGCACTATACATGATTCTTCGATATTTCATATTCGTCAAAATACAACTGTCCAAGCATTTTTGCAATGCTAAGAATGGCTTTCAGGAACTGTACTATATTGAATGTAAAACTAGGTATTATTATTACATGTAAAAGTCGGAGATCATAAGAAGCAAGGAATTCATCTTCAGAAGATAGACATTAACAGCAGGCTGTTAGATGCTATACTAATGTAGCGGCAGCAAATCTTGGCATAGTCACTTCCTAGAGGCTGATCCGACGGTTAACTGTACCTCTGATAAAAGGTCGGATAGCAAAAGTCGTGACTGTAGTGTCCTAGGTGAGCTTCAGTTTGAGAAGTTGGATAAGCTGGTCCGGCCTGAAGAGGAGCATACCCGACTACCCGAGTGTTGATGCCCAAGTTCCCATGTGTCCAACAATAGCTTGAGGATGAGAATTTGGATATGGTCCGGTCTGAGAAGGATACTGATACTGATTCACATACCGAACTGTCATTGTCGGCGCTACCATTTGTCTAACAGTTGGTTGTTGTAAAAACTGAGAACCGTTGTTGCCGCCGTGAATTCAAAATCCGAGCGTTGGTAATTCCCAGCTTCCCATGTGTCCAAAAACAGCCTGAGAATGAGAATTTGGATATGTTCCGGTCTGAAAAGGATACGGATACTGATACTGATGAGCATATCCAAGTGTACTCGTCGGTGCTACCATGCGTCCAACACTAGGCAGCTGTAAAAACTGAGAACCATTCCTTCCTGTTCCGGTtgtgtaatgattgtatgtgacAATGTTACTATTGAAAGCAGATGGAGAGAATGATTTTGCTGCTGGATTGAGATGAGATTTCTTGTGAGGAGCAGCAGCGGCTTTTGTGGGTGATGTAACAAATAACGTACTAACACCATCAGCTTTATGTTTCTTTGGGAGCAATTCTGGCACTGGCTCAGGAGGAGGTACCACAAAGGCACCAAGCATATCTGCGCGAATGCCTTGATAAGGTTCTTCATGCCCGTTATCGAATTCAATGAGCCGAGTAGCCAGGAAATTGAATTGGCCCATTGAATCGGATTCTGGTTCTTcccttttcttgttcttcttcttcttcttgtccgCCATTGCATATTCAAACATTACCACAACAATAGTTAACCTGTATTCTGCCTGGTACCAACGATTATAGGCCAAAACAAGGCAGACTTGTCGACCACCTAGATGGACAAAACTATAGCTATGGCTGCTATTCCGTGTTGGAGAAAACTGATCATGATTCGGCATCTGGTGAGATTCGATGTGCCTCAGATGTTCATATTCCTTTGACATCTGGTAGACGTGTATGCTATACCAATGGCTCAAACAACTATAAGTAAACATTATGAAACCACCATCATCACCATCACAATTTAGAACTAGAGCTCTGCCACCTGAGGAGAGAAGAGGGTCAACACTAGAGTGTATCAAAGCGATACAGCACTTGAGGATCCGAAGAGAGAAAGATGTTGGTGCCTACAGTTACATACATACAATATGGGAACAATGAAGGCTTTGGGTCCGGGGACGGAAGAGCTGACCATTTGCCCTCGCTGGTGGAATATTTACAAGTGCAGCAGTCTCAGGTGGTACACACGACAGCAAAGTCTAGTAGATATTGGATCCCACCTAAACCACAAAAGCTCAAAATCAATGTTGATGGAGCTTTTTTGCCCTCAAAGAATATTGGGGGTATAGGTGGGGTTATCAGAAGAGATAATGGTGCTTTTGTTGCAGGTTTCTCTCACTCCCTTCAGTTTGTGTCGTCTCCAAAACAAGTGGAATCACTTGCCATTAGAAGTGGTGTTGATTTACTGAGGCAGCTAAGGTTACAGGAGGTTTGCATAGAGAGTGATTGCCAGGTTGCCATTCAGGAGGTTGGTGCTGATGATTTTGAGTTGAGTGAAAATGCCAACATCCTTGCTGATATCCGAAATAGCAGTAAACATGTTAAGGACTTGTCTTTTATGTTTACTCCTAGAACTGCCAACATGGTGGCTCATAGACTAGCTGCTTTTGCTTATGAATCCAATGCCAATCAGGTATGGATTGACCAAGCTCCAGCATGTATTCTGGACGCTTTACAATTCGATTGTAACCATCTACATTAATTCAATGAAAGCTTCtgcttttactcaaaaaaaaaaattaaaagtttTTATAgaataattttttaatttagaAAGAATTCCATATATATTTTCCGAGTTGATATACATAACTTAGTCTACtcctcctttcaaaaaaaaaacttagtctATTCCTTGTTGAATTATGTTTGTAATCCTAGTAAGTCAATATCCATCGACTACGTAAACTATTAGTATTAATTTCAATAAGGTTTATAGTTAAATTTTTAATAATCCTGCAAATACCCTTTGtttattagattttttttttaatagggttcttgacccaaagcaccaaaaggagcaaaaattatcccacttaccccagtaacagatttttgttcccactaacccaatttaaaaagaaatgacaaatttaccctaagcttaattaataaatggggaaatgatcatttacccaattttagctttaaccccatttatccaaaacactctaagagattatttccctaatacccaattaattcttttttttattctttttatttatttttgggacacttttaccctctccttctttgtcacttagagcaGATGCACCGGAAGGGTAATTGGGTGACCAATTGCTCACAAAGCTCAGATTGATTGATGCACCGGTCCAAAATTAGTCGACCAATTGATGGGGCCCACGCAGTCAGGCGATTGGGTGACCAATTCTCGGTCACTCTCTAGGTCGGGCAATTTGTAGGGCCCACA harbors:
- the LOC133732238 gene encoding phosphatidylinositol N-acetylglucosaminyltransferase subunit A; translation: MGERKRHRILMVSDFFYPNFGGVENHIYYLSQCLLKLGHKVVVMTHAYQNRSGVRYMTGGLKVYYVPWRPFLMQNTFPTFYGTLPIVRTILIRENISLVHGHQAFSTLCHEALMHARTMGYKVVFTDHSLYGFADAGSIHMNKVLQFTLAEVSQAICVSHTSKENTVLRSGLPPEKVFVIPNAVDTAMFKPAPTRLSRHEIVIVVISRLVYRKGADLLVEVIPEVCRLYPNVRFIVGGDGPKRVRLEEMREKHSLQDRVEMLGAVQHSQVRSVLITGHIFLNSSLTEAFCIAILEAASCGLLTVSTRVGGVPEVLPDDMVVLAKPDPSDMVQAIEKAISILPNIDPEQMHNRMKELYNWHDVAKRTEIVYDRALKCSKQNLLKRLSRYLSCGAWAGKLFCLVMIIDFIFWHLLQRWQPAEDIEEVPDFVLSHDQDDGIPRDNKNQCFG
- the LOC133732239 gene encoding uncharacterized protein LOC133732239 produces the protein MASTSAPALSLSKLDFPFVSSQRSMRIAPLSLTFSKGNLHQFQMPGRISKFNGSKSSGFVLFSSLNGQIEANNAPEVQVQSSFWNWKGYSIRYQHAGNSGPALVLVHGFGANSDHWRKNIPVLARAHRVYSIDLIGYGYSDKPNPRQFGESPFYTFDTWATQINEFCVDVIKDEAFFICNSIGGLVGLQAAFMEPQICKGLMLINISLRMLHIKKQPWYGKPLIKSFQNLLRNTDVGKYFFKTVATPESVRNILRQCYHDTSQVTDELVEKILLPGLEPGAVDVFLEFICYSDGPLPEELLPKVKCPVLIAWGDKDPWEPIELGRAYGNFESVEDFVVLPNVGHCPQDEAPDLVNPLVESFVARHAALSSSIS
- the LOC133734664 gene encoding uncharacterized protein LOC133734664; protein product: MLVPTVTYIQYGNNEGFGSGDGRADHLPSLVEYLQVQQSQVVHTTAKSSRYWIPPKPQKLKINVDGAFLPSKNIGGIGGVIRRDNGAFVAGFSHSLQFVSSPKQVESLAIRSGVDLLRQLRLQEVCIESDCQVAIQEVGADDFELSENANILADIRNSSKHVKDLSFMFTPRTANMVAHRLAAFAYESNANQANCLLLVHCANQRQLPILDE